A region from the Vicia villosa cultivar HV-30 ecotype Madison, WI linkage group LG3, Vvil1.0, whole genome shotgun sequence genome encodes:
- the LOC131655858 gene encoding pentatricopeptide repeat-containing protein At5g39980, chloroplastic-like, protein MCSISSYATFSTLLSSSSSSSSCSFPCSSAKTTIFTLSTPIPTTTISNGSVSATPKHVWTRTPRSPFPNTNKHQRRTRTQQQQKQQYEPPYLDRSVDMNELSTSIKQTHNIEQLYALMSPYNNKQLSIRFMVSILSREPDWQRSIAILDWMDEIAQYSPSLSAYNVVLRNVLRAKQWQFAHGLFDEMRQKGLSPDKYTYSTLITCFSKQGLFDSSFFWLQQMERDKVPGDLVLYSNLIELSRKLGDYSKAISIFNTLKASANIVLDLIAYNTMISVFGKAKLLKEARLLIQEMRDNGVNPNTTSYSTLLAIYVDNQKFVEALSLFAEMNEVKCPIDLTTCNIMIDVYGQLQMIREADCFFWGMKKMGIEPNVVSYNTILRVYGEAELFGEAVHLFSLMLMKGIPQNVVTYNTMISIYGKSLEDEKATNLIQEMQSRGIQPNAITYSTIISIWEKAGKLNRAAMLFHKLRTSGVKIDEVLYQTMIVAYQKAGLVAHAKRLLHELKQEDNVSRETAITILAKAGKVDEALWVFRQAFDAGEVKDISVFGCIIDIFSRDRKYAHVVEVFEKMREVGHFPDSNVIALVLNAFGKLRKFERAGALYKQMYEEGCVFPDEVHFQMLDLYGASMDFKMVESLFEKLDSNPSINKKELHFVVANIHERAGRFNDASRIMSRMNHRAIKSYGNA, encoded by the coding sequence atgtgctcaATCTCATCCTACGCAACATTTTCAACTCTTCTTAGttcgtcttcatcttcttcttcatgttcATTCCCTTGTTCCTCCGCCAAAACCACCATCTTTACCCTCTCAACCCCAATCCCCACAACCACCATCTCTAACGGATCCGTCTCAGCCACACCCAAACATGTCTGGACCCGAACCCCACGTTCCCCATTTCCCAACACCAACAAACACCAACGTCGCACCAGAACCcagcaacaacaaaaacaacaatacgAACCCCCTTATCTAGACCGCAGCGTCGACATGAACGAACTCTCAACCTCAATCAAACAAACCCACAACATCGAACAACTCTACGCACTCATGTCCCCTTACAATAACAAACAACTCTCAATCCGTTTCATGGTCTCCATCCTCTCCCGTGAACCCGATTGGCAACGCTCTATCGCAATTCTCGACTGGATGGACGAGATAGCTCAATACTCACCTTCACTCTCCGCTTACAACGTCGTCCTACGTAACGTACTTCGCGCTAAACAATGGCAGTTTGCACACGGACTGTTCGACGAAATGCGTCAAAAGGGTCTTTCCCCTGATAAGTACACTTACTCCACACTCATTACGTGTTTCAGTAAACAAGGTTTGTTTGATTCATCTTTCTTTTGGTTACAACAGATGGAGCGTGACAAAGTTCCTGGTGACCTTGTTTTGTATAGTAATTTGATTGAGCTTTCGCGGAAACTGGGTGATTATTCAAAAGCCATTTCGATTTTCAATACGTTGAAAGCTTCTGCTAATATTGTCCTTGATCTTATAGCTTATAATACTATGATTAGTGTGTTTGGTAAGGCGAAGCTCTTAAAGGAAGCTCGTCTTCTTATTCAAGAGATGAGGGATAATGGTGTTAACCCGAATACTACTAGTTACTCGACGCTTCTTGCGATTTATGTTGATAATCAGAAGTTTGTCGAGGCGCTTTCTTTGTTCGCGGAAATGAATGAAGTTAAATGTCCGATTGATCTTACTACGTGTAATattatgattgatgtttatggTCAGCTTCAAATGATTAGGGAGGCTGATTGCTTCTTCTGGGGTATGAAGAAAATGGGAATTGAACCTAATGTGGTTAGTTACAATACTATCTTGAGGGTTTATGGAGAGGCTGAGCTATTCGGGGAAGCTGTTCATCTTTTTAGTTTGATGCTAATGAAAGGTATACCACAGAATGTTGTTACATACAACACGATGATTAGTATCTATGGTAAATCTCTTGAAGATGAGAAAGCGACGAATCTCATTCAAGAAATGCAGAGTAGAGGTATTCAACCAAATGCCATCACTTACTCAACCATAATATCTATATGGGAAAAGGCAGGGAAATTGAACCGGGCAGCCATGCTGTTTCACAAGTTAAGGACTTCTGGAGTTAAAATTGATGAGGTACTATATCAGACAATGATTGTTGCGTATCAGAAAGCTGGATTAGTTGCGCATGCCAAAAGGCTACTTCATGAGCTCAAGCAAGAGGATAATGTTTCCAGGGAGACGGCAATCACAATACTTGCCAAAGCCGGTAAAGTTGACGAGGCTTTGTGGGTTTTCCGACAGGCTTTTGATGCGGGAGAGGTGAAAGATATATCTGTATTTGGGTGCATCATTGATATTTTCTCAAGGGACAGAAAGTATGCACATGTcgttgaagtgtttgagaagatgaGAGAGGTTGGACATTTTCCAGATTCTAATGTTATTGCTCTTGTGCTGAATGCTTTTGGAAAGCTGCGGAAATTTGAGAGAGCAGGTGCTTTATATAAACAGATGTATGAAGAAGGGTGTGTTTTTCCGGACGAAGTTCATTTTCAAATGCTTGATTTATATGGCGCGAGTATGGATTTCAAGATGGTGGAATCATTGTTTGAGAAGCTAGATTCCAATCCCAGTATCAACAAGAAGGAGTTGCATTTTGTTGTTGCCAACATTCATGAAAGAGCAGGTAGATTTAATGATGCTTCCCGAATCATGAGCAGGATGAATCACAGAGCAATAAAAAGTTATGGTAATGCTTAG